A genome region from Acidobacteriota bacterium includes the following:
- the idi gene encoding isopentenyl-diphosphate Delta-isomerase translates to MDVRVKEVLDVIRTSFHKPITVNRLARRVNLSSSRLSSLFKEELGQSIKTIQKDQRLTCAASLLTGGNLRISEIAYQVGFNDLSNFSRAFKARTGRTPKQYRQRFRSKALSLSKYNGNGYRCSEVVVVDRSGRQVGVCDKIEAHRRGLLHRAFSIFIFNSQGQLLLQRRALSKYHSRGLWSNSCCSHPRPGGVLIREAQLRLLEEMGFTCALREMFTFTYSAQVEAGLREHEVDHVLAGRHDGGAEPNPREVAEWAWKDVRTLRQEIRDRPSDYTAWLKICFETAIRSAVIQGILDKRHSLETE, encoded by the coding sequence ATGGACGTGCGAGTCAAAGAAGTTCTGGACGTAATCAGAACCTCGTTTCACAAACCGATCACCGTTAATCGCCTGGCTCGGCGGGTTAATCTCAGTTCGAGCCGCTTGTCCTCTCTCTTCAAAGAGGAACTGGGACAATCGATTAAGACGATTCAGAAAGATCAGCGGTTGACCTGCGCGGCTTCATTGCTGACCGGCGGCAACCTGCGCATATCGGAGATCGCTTATCAGGTGGGTTTTAACGATCTCTCCAACTTCTCTCGGGCCTTCAAGGCCCGCACCGGGCGCACGCCCAAGCAATACCGCCAGCGATTCCGAAGCAAGGCGCTGAGCCTGAGCAAGTACAACGGCAACGGCTACCGCTGCTCGGAGGTGGTGGTGGTCGACAGGAGCGGTCGACAGGTGGGCGTCTGCGACAAGATCGAGGCCCACCGGCGGGGACTGCTGCACCGGGCCTTTTCCATCTTCATCTTCAACTCCCAGGGCCAACTGCTGCTGCAGAGAAGAGCCCTCTCCAAGTATCACTCGCGGGGTCTATGGTCGAACAGTTGTTGCAGCCATCCGCGTCCTGGAGGGGTGTTGATCCGGGAGGCCCAGTTGAGATTGCTGGAGGAAATGGGCTTCACCTGCGCTCTCCGCGAGATGTTCACCTTCACCTATTCGGCCCAGGTAGAAGCGGGTTTGCGCGAGCATGAGGTAGACCATGTTCTGGCTGGACGCCACGATGGAGGGGCGGAACCCAATCCCCGCGAGGTGGCGGAATGGGCCTGGAAGGACGTGCGGACCCTGCGACAGGAAATCAGGGATCGGCCCAGCGACTATACCGCCTGGCTGAAGATATGTTTCGAGACGGCCATACGAAGCGCCGTCATACAGGGTATCCTTGACAAACGCCACTCCTTGGAGACGGAATGA